The following are encoded in a window of Pseudalgibacter alginicilyticus genomic DNA:
- a CDS encoding exopolysaccharide biosynthesis polyprenyl glycosylphosphotransferase, whose amino-acid sequence MSKKGIHFNISERKVLLRLFDIGFILVILYFLGNTFHFNYFSITEGHWKWLFVLVLYISVFGTIFELYDLQKASKLESILPNIVLAVSVTVLFYLLTPFYTPVLPANRLQILYFYLAILLALFLWRITYVTFITKPRFHKKVLIIGETSNIKTIVEAFSDSDPNYKIVGFINCETVKADKIKFKNVTEYSSKQIYQVIKDEHISEIVIASYNSENITPEIYRNLISLLEGGFPIKEYTQVYEEMTHRVPVQFVGRDFYKYFPFSRSNQNQMYLFFHRFFDLLISIVGVLLGLIILPLILLGNLIANRGPLFYVQERIGKNGALFRIIKYRTMIKNAEKDGAVWAKKNDRRITPFGKFLRNTRLDEIPQFLNILKGDMSLIGPRPERPEFVKNLSQVLPFYETRHIVKPGLTGWAQVNTRYGSSVDDSLLKLQYDLYYIKHRSFFLDAIILVKTFSTIIFYRGQ is encoded by the coding sequence ATGTCAAAAAAAGGAATTCATTTTAATATTTCGGAACGTAAAGTATTATTACGGTTGTTTGATATAGGTTTCATATTGGTTATTCTATACTTTTTAGGGAATACATTTCATTTTAATTATTTTTCAATTACTGAAGGCCATTGGAAATGGCTGTTTGTGTTAGTGCTTTATATTTCTGTATTTGGAACTATTTTTGAACTGTATGATTTACAAAAGGCAAGCAAATTAGAAAGTATTTTACCTAATATTGTGTTGGCTGTTTCGGTTACGGTGTTGTTTTATTTATTAACACCGTTTTATACCCCAGTACTACCAGCAAATCGCTTACAGATTCTTTATTTTTATTTAGCTATTCTGTTAGCCTTATTCTTGTGGAGAATAACTTATGTTACATTTATTACAAAGCCTCGATTTCATAAAAAAGTACTAATAATTGGTGAAACTTCTAATATCAAAACCATTGTAGAGGCATTTAGTGATTCAGATCCTAACTATAAAATAGTAGGTTTTATTAATTGTGAGACAGTCAAAGCCGATAAAATTAAATTTAAAAACGTAACGGAATACAGTTCAAAACAGATTTATCAAGTTATTAAAGATGAGCATATATCTGAAATAGTTATAGCGAGTTATAATTCTGAAAATATTACTCCTGAAATCTATAGAAACCTCATTAGCTTATTGGAAGGAGGTTTTCCAATTAAAGAGTACACACAAGTTTACGAGGAGATGACGCATCGAGTGCCTGTTCAGTTTGTTGGGAGAGATTTCTACAAATATTTCCCTTTTAGTAGAAGTAATCAAAATCAAATGTATTTGTTTTTTCATCGTTTTTTTGATTTATTAATTTCTATAGTAGGGGTTTTATTAGGATTGATAATATTACCATTAATTTTATTAGGAAACCTTATAGCGAATAGAGGACCGCTTTTTTATGTCCAAGAACGTATTGGGAAAAATGGAGCTCTTTTTAGAATTATAAAATATCGCACAATGATTAAAAATGCAGAAAAAGATGGTGCTGTATGGGCAAAAAAGAATGATAGGAGAATTACCCCCTTTGGAAAATTTTTAAGAAATACAAGGCTTGATGAAATCCCTCAGTTTTTAAATATTTTAAAGGGAGATATGAGCTTGATAGGTCCAAGACCTGAACGTCCTGAATTTGTTAAAAACTTGTCGCAAGTACTTCCTTTTTATGAAACCCGGCACATTGTAAAGCCCGGGCTTACAGGTTGGGCGCAAGTAAATACTCGATATGGCTCTTCTGTAGATGATAGTTTATTGAAATTGCAGTATGATTTATATTATATCAAACATCGAAGCTTTTTTTTAGACGCTATAATTCTTGTGAAAACTTTTAGTACCATTATTTTTTATAGAGGACAGTAG